A part of Campylobacter concisus genomic DNA contains:
- a CDS encoding SDH family Clp fold serine proteinase has product MALKKSKVAEAENEQKETEQVEKRGVAKPPVLFSKTQNLIKSIEKRLNATLITYYNSNAGSVCGNDASAMYEILKGKKIDTAYLFIKSDGGSGIAALRIITTLRNYCKNLIALIPANCASAATMMALGANEIVMGPLAYLTPVDTSLKHELSPTNKGNELVSVSMDELSRVVKLWKEQDKDRPNDTNPYNSLYEYIHPLVFGAVDRASSLSLKICTELLRYHIDDDKKIAEISERLNGDYPAHEYPILFREAHEIGLHVKKMDDDLNEMLQELTLLYSEMGQRAFTDYDENSYHDNNIANIIETNGKQIYYQIDKDWFYRPEERRWNVMNDESSWRKNELVNGKIKNTIYHLW; this is encoded by the coding sequence ATGGCTTTAAAAAAGAGCAAGGTCGCTGAGGCTGAAAATGAGCAAAAGGAAACAGAACAAGTTGAAAAACGAGGCGTAGCAAAGCCGCCAGTGCTTTTTAGTAAGACACAAAATTTAATAAAATCGATCGAAAAAAGACTAAACGCCACCTTGATAACTTACTATAATTCAAATGCTGGTAGCGTTTGCGGCAATGATGCGAGTGCTATGTATGAAATTTTAAAGGGTAAAAAGATAGATACTGCTTATCTTTTTATAAAAAGTGATGGTGGAAGCGGTATCGCCGCTCTTAGGATCATCACTACACTTAGAAATTACTGCAAAAATTTAATAGCTCTAATACCTGCAAACTGCGCCTCGGCTGCTACTATGATGGCACTTGGAGCAAATGAGATCGTCATGGGCCCACTTGCCTATCTAACACCTGTTGATACTTCACTCAAACACGAGCTTAGTCCGACAAACAAAGGCAATGAGCTTGTGAGCGTTTCGATGGATGAACTTAGTCGTGTGGTCAAACTTTGGAAAGAGCAAGATAAAGATAGGCCAAACGACACAAACCCTTATAATTCGCTTTATGAGTATATTCATCCGCTAGTCTTTGGTGCGGTTGACCGTGCTAGCTCGCTATCGCTTAAGATTTGCACCGAGCTTCTTAGGTACCACATCGATGATGATAAAAAGATCGCAGAAATTTCTGAAAGGCTAAATGGCGACTATCCAGCTCACGAATATCCGATCCTCTTTAGAGAGGCACACGAGATCGGCCTTCATGTAAAAAAGATGGATGATGATCTAAATGAAATGCTTCAGGAGCTAACGCTACTTTACTCTGAGATGGGTCAGCGAGCTTTTACTGACTACGATGAAAATAGCTACCATGATAACAATATTGCAAACATCATCGAAACAAATGGCAAGCAAATTTACTATCAGATAGATAAAGACTGGTTTTACCGCCCTGAAGAGCGCCGCTGGAATGTGATGAATGACGAGAGCTCTTGGCGTAAAAACGAGCTAGTAAATGGCAAAATAAAAAATACTATCTATCACTTGTGGTAA
- a CDS encoding TerB family tellurite resistance protein, producing MSGVLFLLILGGAIFLFMNVQIGSNRKKQADVDEAKFLVSLLAKVAKSDGRVSELEARLITQVLDDLSQKVSGVSGVREYLKDVYNSQKENVDNAYETARNYKSAFNLNYDICVARLTFFLNLAYIDGEFNKSEQDVIRNIAYGFGIDKETLDEIIFKFDSFYGSRFEANTDKVVQEKDTFEVLGLNKNASFDEVKARYKELVRQYHPDILMGRGESKEVIERSTKKLQEINEAYGRLKEKFGA from the coding sequence ATGTCTGGAGTCCTGTTTTTACTGATATTAGGCGGTGCGATATTTCTCTTTATGAATGTCCAAATAGGTAGTAACCGCAAAAAACAAGCAGATGTAGATGAGGCTAAATTTCTAGTCTCACTGCTTGCAAAAGTAGCTAAAAGTGACGGCAGAGTTAGCGAGCTAGAGGCTAGGCTGATCACTCAAGTGCTAGATGATCTAAGCCAGAAAGTTAGCGGCGTTAGCGGTGTGCGTGAGTATCTAAAAGATGTCTATAACAGTCAGAAAGAAAATGTAGATAACGCCTACGAAACCGCTAGGAACTATAAGAGTGCTTTTAATCTAAACTACGATATATGCGTCGCTAGGCTCACATTTTTTCTAAATTTAGCCTACATAGATGGAGAATTTAACAAAAGCGAGCAAGATGTTATAAGAAATATCGCTTATGGATTTGGCATTGATAAAGAAACGCTTGATGAGATCATCTTTAAATTTGATAGTTTTTATGGCTCAAGATTTGAGGCAAATACTGATAAAGTAGTCCAAGAAAAAGATACGTTTGAGGTTTTAGGACTTAACAAAAATGCAAGCTTTGATGAAGTAAAAGCCCGTTACAAAGAGCTTGTAAGGCAGTATCATCCCGACATTTTAATGGGTAGGGGCGAGAGTAAAGAGGTGATCGAGCGCTCAACCAAAAAGCTTCAAGAGATAAATGAGGCTTATGGGCGATTAAAAGAGAAATTTGGAGCTTAG
- the purH gene encoding bifunctional phosphoribosylaminoimidazolecarboxamide formyltransferase/IMP cyclohydrolase — MRALLSVSDKEGIVEFAKGLEELGWQILSTGGTFKLLKENGIKATEVSEFTASPEMFEGRVKTLHPKIHGGILHKRDDATHVAQAKEYGIEGIDLVCVNLYPFKETTIRTDDFAEIIENIDIGGPAMVRSAAKNFKDVLIVTSVLDYDEILKRLREKSDDYEFRRSLMIKAFEHTAAYDSMIANYMNDRFNGGFGDARFIVGSKVFDTRYGENPHQKGALYEFDYFFTNNFRALKGEASFNNMTDINGALMLATSFDDAPAVAIIKHANPCGFAVKDNLLESYEAALKCDPISAYGGVVAINGTLDEELAKKINEIYVEVIIAANVDEAALKVFESKKRIKIFTQDNKFLVRSNDKFDFKHVDGGFVFQERDYVKDEELENMKQMSKKFATGSELKDAQIAWKVAALTKSNCVVYVKDGAMVAIGMGMTSRVDAARAAVAKAKELKIDLSGCVLASEAFFPFRDSIDIASKVGVKCVIEPGGSIRDDEVIEAANEHGMSLYFTGVRHFLH; from the coding sequence ATGAGAGCATTGCTTAGCGTTAGCGATAAAGAGGGCATTGTAGAGTTTGCAAAGGGGCTGGAAGAGCTTGGCTGGCAGATACTTTCAACTGGCGGTACATTTAAGCTTTTAAAAGAAAATGGTATCAAAGCGACTGAAGTTAGCGAATTTACGGCTTCACCTGAGATGTTTGAGGGCAGGGTAAAGACGCTTCATCCAAAGATACATGGCGGCATTTTGCACAAACGTGACGACGCTACGCACGTGGCTCAGGCAAAGGAGTACGGCATCGAGGGCATCGACCTAGTTTGCGTAAATTTATATCCATTTAAAGAGACTACGATTAGGACTGATGACTTTGCCGAGATCATCGAAAATATCGACATCGGCGGCCCAGCCATGGTAAGAAGCGCTGCTAAAAACTTTAAAGACGTGCTCATCGTCACAAGCGTGCTTGACTACGATGAAATTTTAAAGCGCCTAAGAGAGAAAAGCGATGATTATGAGTTTAGAAGATCGCTGATGATAAAGGCGTTCGAGCATACAGCGGCTTATGATAGCATGATCGCAAACTATATGAATGATAGGTTTAATGGCGGTTTTGGTGATGCTAGATTTATCGTGGGAAGCAAGGTTTTTGACACAAGATACGGAGAAAATCCACACCAAAAAGGCGCACTTTATGAGTTTGATTATTTCTTCACAAACAACTTTAGAGCTCTAAAAGGCGAGGCTAGCTTTAATAACATGACCGATATAAACGGCGCATTAATGCTTGCAACTAGCTTCGATGACGCTCCGGCAGTGGCTATCATCAAGCATGCTAACCCTTGCGGCTTTGCGGTAAAAGATAATTTGCTTGAGAGCTACGAGGCTGCGCTTAAATGCGATCCGATCTCAGCATACGGCGGCGTGGTAGCAATAAATGGCACACTTGATGAGGAGCTAGCTAAAAAGATAAATGAAATTTACGTTGAGGTAATAATTGCTGCAAATGTTGATGAAGCAGCTCTTAAAGTATTTGAGAGTAAAAAACGTATCAAAATTTTTACTCAAGACAATAAATTTTTAGTTCGCTCAAATGATAAATTTGACTTTAAGCACGTTGATGGTGGATTTGTATTTCAAGAAAGAGACTATGTAAAAGACGAAGAGCTTGAAAATATGAAGCAAATGAGCAAGAAATTTGCAACTGGTAGCGAGCTAAAGGACGCTCAGATCGCGTGGAAAGTGGCTGCGCTAACGAAGAGCAACTGTGTAGTTTATGTAAAAGACGGCGCAATGGTAGCTATTGGCATGGGTATGACAAGCCGCGTTGATGCTGCTCGTGCGGCCGTGGCAAAGGCAAAAGAGCTAAAGATCGATCTAAGTGGCTGCGTACTTGCAAGTGAGGCGTTCTTCCCATTTAGAGATAGCATTGACATCGCTAGTAAGGTCGGCGTAAAATGTGTCATCGAGCCAGGTGGCAGCATCAGAGATGATGAGGTGATAGAGGCTGCCAATGAGCATGGCATGTCGCTATACTTTACTGGCGTTAGACACTTTTTACACTAA
- the msrB gene encoding peptide-methionine (R)-S-oxide reductase MsrB, producing the protein MKKILKFILMVALFFGLNLMAKDELIKEQTMAGQNLKEIYLAGGCFWGMQGYFKKIFGVVDTKVGYANGKSENTSYRELHESDHAETLYVKYDENRVALAEILAHFFRVIDPTSLNKQGNDVGRQYRSGIYYVSESDLPTIESFMKIEQKKFKDKIVVEVAPLKNFVLGEEYHQDYLDKNPFGYCHIDLGLADKPLYDEAKFKPLSKDELKKNLSSEQYAVTQEAATERPFSSEYDKFDKKGIYVDITSGKPLFSSADKFDAGCGWPSFTKPITTTALSYKEDNSFMMKRVEVKSQNSDAHLGHVFDDGPSDKGGLRYCINGASLKFIPLEDMAGLGYEEFIPYVK; encoded by the coding sequence ATGAAGAAGATCTTAAAATTTATCTTAATGGTGGCACTGTTTTTTGGTCTAAATTTGATGGCAAAAGATGAGCTTATAAAGGAGCAGACGATGGCAGGGCAAAATTTAAAAGAAATTTATCTAGCAGGTGGTTGCTTTTGGGGTATGCAGGGATATTTTAAAAAGATATTTGGCGTAGTGGATACAAAGGTAGGCTACGCAAATGGCAAGAGCGAAAATACTAGCTACCGCGAGCTTCATGAGAGCGATCATGCTGAAACGCTTTATGTAAAATACGACGAAAACAGAGTCGCTTTGGCTGAAATTTTGGCTCACTTTTTTAGAGTGATCGACCCGACCTCTCTAAATAAACAAGGCAATGACGTCGGTAGGCAGTATAGAAGCGGAATTTACTATGTGAGCGAAAGTGATCTGCCAACGATAGAGAGCTTTATGAAAATAGAGCAAAAGAAATTTAAAGATAAGATTGTGGTTGAGGTAGCGCCACTTAAAAATTTCGTCTTAGGTGAGGAGTATCATCAAGATTATCTTGATAAAAATCCTTTTGGATATTGTCATATTGACCTAGGTTTAGCTGATAAACCGCTTTACGATGAGGCGAAATTTAAGCCGCTTAGTAAAGATGAGCTAAAGAAAAATTTAAGTAGCGAGCAGTATGCCGTGACGCAAGAAGCAGCGACTGAGAGGCCATTTAGCAGCGAGTATGATAAATTTGATAAAAAAGGCATTTATGTAGATATAACGAGTGGAAAGCCACTTTTCTCAAGTGCAGATAAATTTGATGCAGGATGTGGTTGGCCAAGCTTTACAAAGCCTATCACGACAACAGCTCTTTCATATAAGGAGGACAACTCTTTTATGATGAAAAGGGTCGAAGTTAAGTCTCAAAATAGTGACGCGCACCTTGGGCATGTTTTTGACGATGGCCCAAGCGATAAGGGTGGGCTAAGATATTGCATAAACGGTGCGAGCCTTAAATTTATACCGCTTGAAGATATGGCTGGACTTGGATACGAGGAATTTATACCTTACGTAAAATAG